One region of Anaeromyxobacter paludicola genomic DNA includes:
- a CDS encoding mannosyltransferase family protein — protein sequence MPSAGPALAGPRRRPAPGPAARPAPGWLLRDVLLPFAWTRAALLGVAWFALQFGQSWTYPRPAVALRGFSYTRQLWLDVWGRWDTIWYLDLAAWGYKATGPIAHAQSNIAFFPAYPLLVRAAHALLPRAWQGELGRFAVAVALSNVLAVAGLALVHAYVRARFADPALARRTVLYLLAFPAGFFLSCAYSEALFLFCCAAAFLASARHRFWLAGLAAAAASLARPAGVLLALPLAFHLLEARGWDPRRTFPQALALLLPPLALAGHAANLWRVTGEPLALFHAQAAWGRHLTSPWRTFFFPSGYDPHMGPVEQAALGLFLALGLWLLRERHFAGGAFTLLSLVPILTSGTLMSSVRFLAVLFPAFVALAEVAEGEAADRSVLTLFAMGQAALFVAWTRFYWVA from the coding sequence ATGCCCTCCGCCGGACCGGCGCTCGCCGGGCCACGCCGCCGCCCCGCTCCGGGCCCCGCCGCCCGCCCCGCGCCCGGCTGGCTCCTGCGCGACGTGCTGCTCCCGTTCGCGTGGACGCGGGCGGCGCTCCTCGGCGTGGCCTGGTTCGCGCTCCAGTTCGGGCAGAGCTGGACCTACCCGCGCCCGGCGGTGGCGCTCCGCGGCTTCTCCTACACCCGCCAGCTCTGGCTCGACGTGTGGGGGCGCTGGGACACGATCTGGTACCTCGACCTCGCCGCCTGGGGCTACAAGGCGACCGGCCCCATCGCCCACGCCCAGAGCAACATCGCCTTCTTCCCCGCCTACCCGCTCCTCGTCCGCGCCGCGCACGCGCTCCTCCCCCGCGCCTGGCAGGGCGAGCTCGGCCGCTTCGCGGTCGCCGTCGCGCTCTCGAACGTCCTCGCCGTCGCGGGGCTGGCGCTCGTGCACGCCTACGTCCGCGCGCGCTTCGCCGACCCGGCGCTGGCGCGCCGGACCGTGCTCTACCTGCTCGCCTTCCCGGCCGGCTTCTTCCTCTCCTGCGCCTACTCGGAGGCCCTCTTCCTCTTCTGCTGCGCCGCCGCCTTCCTCGCGAGCGCGCGCCACCGCTTCTGGCTGGCCGGGCTCGCGGCGGCGGCGGCGAGCCTGGCGCGCCCGGCGGGCGTGCTCCTCGCGCTCCCGCTCGCCTTCCACCTCCTCGAGGCGCGCGGCTGGGATCCGCGCCGCACCTTCCCCCAGGCGCTCGCCCTGCTCCTCCCGCCGCTCGCCCTCGCCGGGCACGCCGCGAACCTCTGGCGCGTCACCGGCGAGCCGCTGGCCCTGTTCCACGCCCAGGCGGCCTGGGGCCGCCACCTCACCTCGCCCTGGCGCACCTTCTTCTTCCCCTCGGGCTACGACCCGCACATGGGCCCGGTGGAGCAGGCCGCGCTGGGGCTCTTCCTGGCGCTCGGCCTGTGGCTCCTCCGCGAGCGCCACTTCGCCGGGGGCGCGTTCACCCTGCTCTCGCTCGTGCCCATCCTCACCTCGGGCACGCTCATGTCGAGCGTCCGCTTCCTGGCGGTGCTCTTCCCGGCCTTCGTCGCCCTGGCGGAGGTCGCCGAGGGCGAGGCGGCCGACCGCTCGGTGCTGACGCTGTTCGCGATGGGCCAGGCGGCGCTCTTCGTCGCCTGGACCCGCTTCTACTGGGTCGCCTGA
- a CDS encoding M23 family metallopeptidase, with the protein MVRLSIDPPSSFRTSMAPKSGGGWGRFLIFLLVVAGVGGGGYFAGRRHGPADAAPPPHKGLLARLKTAVVGEAPAPAAPATAPAPTPGATQAAAAEPAPEKLPAPPSLPGAAGAPALAGVRPQLAQQQAAAQQPQAPRRIEATLQGSLEESIGRALPESDKAITSELTQVVNRLLVWYLQVARDGRRGDKIEVVYRMPDPNAPVPLGQLPSREPIVDALRYSAQKLGKVIAAYRYKPDGSAFARYYQADGQEVEERLVDSPIATYEQVTSLLRDGRRHKGVDFKTPVGTPVVAPFDGTIERRNWHFSANGNCLELVDARSGRHAIFLHLEQVPKEMGQGRKVKKGEQIALSGNTGHSTAPHLHYQLEAGDGRVLDPFAIHATKRLALEGAAKDGFEKEKARLEPVLSGAQASAK; encoded by the coding sequence ATGGTCCGTCTCTCGATCGATCCTCCCTCGTCGTTCCGCACCAGCATGGCCCCGAAGTCCGGGGGCGGCTGGGGCCGCTTCCTCATCTTCCTCCTCGTCGTCGCCGGCGTGGGCGGGGGCGGGTACTTCGCCGGCCGCCGCCACGGGCCGGCCGACGCCGCGCCGCCCCCGCACAAGGGGCTCCTGGCGCGGCTCAAGACCGCCGTCGTCGGCGAGGCGCCGGCGCCGGCCGCGCCGGCCACCGCCCCGGCCCCGACTCCCGGCGCGACGCAGGCCGCGGCCGCGGAGCCCGCGCCCGAGAAGCTCCCCGCGCCGCCCTCCCTCCCGGGCGCGGCGGGCGCCCCGGCGCTCGCCGGCGTCCGGCCGCAGCTCGCGCAGCAGCAGGCCGCCGCGCAGCAGCCCCAGGCGCCGCGCCGCATCGAGGCGACGCTGCAGGGCTCGCTCGAGGAGAGCATCGGGCGCGCGCTCCCGGAGAGCGACAAGGCCATCACGAGCGAGCTGACGCAGGTGGTGAACCGCCTGCTCGTCTGGTACCTGCAGGTGGCCCGCGACGGCCGCCGCGGCGACAAGATCGAGGTCGTCTACCGGATGCCGGACCCGAACGCGCCGGTGCCGCTCGGGCAGCTCCCCTCGCGCGAGCCGATCGTGGACGCGCTCCGCTACAGCGCCCAGAAGCTCGGCAAGGTGATCGCCGCGTACCGCTACAAGCCCGACGGCTCCGCCTTCGCCCGCTACTACCAGGCCGACGGCCAGGAGGTGGAGGAGCGGCTCGTGGACAGCCCCATCGCGACCTACGAGCAGGTCACCTCGCTCCTGCGCGACGGCCGCCGCCACAAGGGCGTGGACTTCAAGACGCCGGTCGGCACGCCCGTGGTGGCCCCCTTCGACGGCACCATCGAGCGGCGCAACTGGCACTTCTCGGCCAACGGCAACTGCCTCGAGCTCGTGGACGCCCGGAGCGGGCGGCACGCCATCTTCCTCCACCTCGAGCAGGTGCCGAAGGAGATGGGGCAGGGGCGCAAGGTGAAGAAGGGGGAGCAGATCGCGCTCTCCGGCAACACCGGCCACTCCACCGCGCCGCACCTGCACTACCAGCTCGAGGCCGGCGACGGCCGCGTGCTCGACCCGTTCGCCATCCACGCCACGAAGCGGCTCGCCCTCGAGGGCGCCGCCAAGGACGGTTTCGAGAAGGAGAAGGCGCGGCTCGAGCCGGTGCTCTCCGGGGCCCAGGCGAGCGCGAAGTAG
- a CDS encoding tetratricopeptide repeat protein, with translation MSYLLGFWLLSFVTGNPLLAALLVIVIWWSADRVTFGLLPDPLRHLARFRRRAELRRALEANPHDRRARFELAELLLDQGRPRAAVEVLRPNVEAGDEDVYTAYTMGAAMARAGFFPQAEQVLGAARELEPGFRDGEIDLELGRLRLASGDLAGARAALERLLSVRPGSVEGRYWLAQVAAGEGDPAGARRLRAEAWREYAQLPRFRRRAERWFAWRCEPWRPAGVAAGIVLLLLVVGSAVCGG, from the coding sequence GTGTCCTACCTCCTCGGCTTCTGGCTCCTGAGCTTCGTCACCGGCAACCCGCTCCTGGCCGCGCTGCTGGTCATCGTCATCTGGTGGTCGGCGGACCGCGTCACCTTCGGGCTGCTGCCCGACCCGCTCCGTCACCTGGCGCGCTTCCGCCGCCGCGCCGAGCTGCGCCGCGCGCTGGAGGCCAACCCGCACGACCGCCGCGCCCGCTTCGAGCTCGCCGAGCTGCTGCTCGATCAGGGGCGCCCGCGCGCCGCGGTGGAGGTGCTGCGCCCCAACGTGGAGGCCGGCGACGAGGACGTCTACACCGCGTACACGATGGGCGCCGCCATGGCCCGCGCCGGCTTCTTCCCCCAGGCCGAGCAGGTGCTCGGCGCCGCGCGCGAGCTCGAGCCCGGCTTCCGCGACGGCGAGATCGACCTCGAGCTCGGCCGGCTGCGGCTCGCGAGCGGCGACCTCGCCGGCGCGCGGGCGGCGCTGGAGCGGCTCCTCTCGGTGCGGCCCGGCAGCGTCGAGGGTCGCTACTGGCTCGCGCAGGTCGCCGCGGGCGAGGGAGACCCGGCGGGCGCGCGCCGGCTCCGGGCCGAGGCCTGGCGGGAGTACGCGCAGCTCCCCCGCTTCCGGCGTCGCGCCGAGCGCTGGTTCGCGTGGCGCTGCGAGCCGTGGCGGCCGGCCGGGGTGGCGGCGGGGATCGTGCTCCTCCTCCTGGTGGTCGGGTCGGCGGTCTGCGGGGGGTGA
- a CDS encoding cation:proton antiporter has protein sequence MGPVLLALVVLLAAARVGGSAAERFRQPAVLGELAAGILLGALPLAGLHGLEYAARDEVVGAIAELGVIFLLFEVGLSTRLADLLKVGPSALLVAVVGMAVPMALGYGAGQLLLPGRHPFVSLFLGATLCATSVGITARVLKDMGRVGSVEGQIILGAAVIDDVLGLLVLAVMVGLVEGQGAPLPTLGLVGGKAVAFLALALVVGRWAAPRLFRGASRMHGKGVLFTAALVACLGLSWLAEVAGLAPIVGAFAAGLVLEGVPWDELLPEGDRIEDLFLPLSTATVPLFFVRMGLQVDLRALAGGPVLLALALILAAFLGKQACGLAVLQRGVDRLAVGIGMVPRGEVGLIFAGIGMSLKLGGAPLLGPGELAAVVAMVLVTTMVTPPLLRWRLARPG, from the coding sequence ATGGGTCCCGTCCTCCTCGCGCTGGTGGTCCTCCTCGCCGCGGCGCGGGTGGGCGGCAGCGCCGCCGAGCGCTTCCGGCAGCCGGCGGTGCTGGGGGAGCTCGCCGCCGGGATCCTGCTCGGCGCCCTGCCGCTGGCCGGCCTCCACGGCCTCGAGTACGCCGCCAGGGACGAGGTGGTCGGGGCCATCGCCGAGCTCGGGGTCATCTTCCTGCTCTTCGAGGTCGGGCTCTCCACCCGGCTCGCCGACCTCCTGAAGGTGGGCCCGTCGGCGCTGCTGGTCGCGGTCGTCGGGATGGCGGTGCCGATGGCGCTCGGCTACGGGGCGGGCCAGCTCCTCCTGCCGGGCCGCCACCCCTTCGTCTCGCTCTTCCTCGGCGCGACGCTCTGCGCCACCAGCGTCGGCATCACCGCCCGCGTCCTCAAGGACATGGGGCGGGTCGGCTCGGTGGAGGGGCAGATCATCCTCGGCGCGGCGGTGATCGACGACGTGCTCGGGCTGCTCGTCCTGGCGGTGATGGTGGGGCTCGTGGAGGGGCAGGGGGCGCCGCTGCCGACCCTCGGCCTCGTCGGCGGGAAGGCCGTCGCCTTCCTCGCCCTGGCGCTGGTCGTCGGCCGCTGGGCGGCCCCCCGGCTGTTCCGCGGCGCCTCCCGGATGCACGGCAAGGGGGTGCTCTTCACCGCCGCCCTCGTCGCCTGCCTCGGGCTCTCCTGGCTCGCCGAGGTGGCCGGGCTCGCGCCCATCGTCGGCGCCTTCGCCGCGGGCCTCGTGCTCGAGGGCGTCCCCTGGGACGAGCTCCTGCCCGAGGGCGACCGGATCGAGGATCTCTTCCTGCCGCTCTCCACCGCCACGGTGCCGCTCTTCTTCGTGCGGATGGGGCTGCAGGTGGACCTGCGCGCCCTGGCCGGCGGGCCGGTGCTCCTCGCGCTGGCGCTCATCCTCGCGGCCTTCCTGGGGAAACAGGCCTGCGGGCTCGCCGTGCTGCAGCGCGGGGTGGACCGGCTCGCCGTCGGCATCGGGATGGTGCCCCGGGGCGAGGTGGGGCTCATCTTCGCCGGCATCGGCATGAGCCTGAAGCTCGGCGGCGCGCCGCTCCTCGGTCCCGGCGAGCTGGCCGCGGTGGTGGCGATGGTGCTCGTGACGACGATGGTCACGCCGCCCCTGCTCCGGTGGCGGCTGGCGCGGCCGGGCTAG
- a CDS encoding citrate (Si)-synthase, whose amino-acid sequence MNEPKKTSLKLKLQEKIEAFRPRITKLNKEFGNVQIDTVNIGQAIGGARDVRCLVTDISYLDPQEGIRFRGKTIPETFAALPKVPGSDYPFVEGFWYFLLTGEVPTLAQTLEVVQDFRARSQVPQYVFDVLRAMPRDTHPMTMLSTAVLAMQRESKFAHRYAEGMKKNDYWDPMYEDSTDLVARLPVIAAYIYRMKYKGDIQIAPNPELDMGGNFAHMMGIARPYDDVARMYFILHSDHESGNVSAHTTHLVASALSDAYYSFSAGLNGLAGPLHGLANQEVLSWVQGVMKKMGGKLPSDEELEKFLWDTLNSGQVVPGYGHAVLRKTDPRYTSQMEFCQKYLPDYPMFKLVNAIYRVAPKVLTAHGKTKNPWPNVDAQSGVIQYYYGLTEYDFYTVLFGVGRALGVLANITWDRGLGYAIERPKSVTTEMLEKWALEGGRKPAAG is encoded by the coding sequence ATGAACGAGCCGAAGAAGACCAGTCTCAAGCTGAAGCTTCAGGAGAAGATCGAGGCGTTCCGCCCGAGAATCACCAAGCTGAACAAGGAGTTCGGCAACGTCCAGATCGACACGGTGAACATCGGGCAGGCGATCGGCGGGGCGCGAGACGTCCGCTGCCTGGTGACCGACATCTCCTACCTCGACCCGCAGGAGGGCATCCGGTTCCGCGGCAAGACCATCCCGGAGACCTTCGCCGCCCTGCCCAAGGTACCGGGCTCGGACTACCCGTTCGTCGAGGGCTTCTGGTACTTCCTGCTCACCGGTGAGGTCCCGACCCTCGCGCAGACGCTCGAGGTGGTGCAGGACTTCCGGGCCCGCTCCCAGGTCCCGCAGTACGTCTTCGACGTGCTCCGCGCCATGCCGCGCGACACGCACCCGATGACGATGCTCTCCACCGCCGTGCTGGCGATGCAGCGCGAGTCGAAGTTCGCGCACCGGTACGCCGAGGGCATGAAGAAGAACGACTACTGGGATCCGATGTACGAGGACTCGACCGACCTCGTCGCCCGGCTCCCGGTGATCGCGGCCTACATCTACCGGATGAAGTACAAGGGCGACATCCAGATCGCCCCGAACCCCGAGCTCGACATGGGCGGCAACTTCGCCCACATGATGGGCATCGCGCGGCCGTACGACGACGTCGCGCGCATGTACTTCATCCTCCACTCGGACCACGAGTCGGGCAACGTGTCGGCCCACACCACGCACCTCGTGGCCTCGGCCCTCTCGGACGCCTACTACAGCTTCTCCGCCGGCCTGAACGGCCTCGCCGGCCCGCTCCACGGCCTCGCCAACCAGGAGGTGCTGTCCTGGGTGCAGGGCGTGATGAAGAAGATGGGCGGCAAGCTGCCCTCCGACGAGGAGCTCGAGAAGTTCCTCTGGGACACGCTCAACTCCGGCCAGGTGGTCCCGGGCTACGGCCACGCGGTGCTCCGCAAGACCGACCCGCGCTACACCTCGCAGATGGAGTTCTGCCAGAAGTACCTGCCGGACTACCCGATGTTCAAGCTCGTGAACGCGATCTACCGGGTGGCCCCGAAGGTCCTCACGGCGCACGGCAAGACCAAGAACCCGTGGCCGAACGTGGACGCGCAGTCGGGCGTCATCCAGTACTACTACGGCCTCACCGAGTACGACTTCTACACCGTGCTCTTCGGCGTGGGCCGCGCGCTCGGCGTGCTCGCCAACATCACCTGGGACCGCGGCCTCGGCTACGCCATCGAGCGGCCGAAGTCGGTCACCACCGAGATGCTCGAGAAGTGGGCGCTCGAGGGCGGCCGCAAGCCGGCCGCCGGGTAG
- the acnA gene encoding aconitate hydratase: MSAATDRLGVKREFELGGGRKGRLYSLPALEAQGAGPISRLPVSLRVVLESLLRNCDGQRVREEDVRALAGWRPAAERTAEVPFVVARVLLQDFTGVPLLVDLAAMRSAVARLGRDPGAVEPQVPVDLVVDHSVQVDVAGVPDALARNEAMEFQRNRSRYEFLKWGTQAFETFRIVPPGFGICHQVNLEYLAKGVLEKDGVWYPDTLVGTDSHTTMVNGIGVVGWGVGGIEAEAAMLGQPNYLLTPDVVGVHLTGALREGVTATDLVLALTELLRKTKVVGKFVEYHGEGARTLPAVTRATIANMAPEYGATLGFFPVDEQTLRYYAATGRSAEQVEAIRGYFTAQGMFGIPRRGEVDYSTVVELDLGSVVPSVAGPKRPQDRIALGGLKERFRSLLAAPAEGGGFGRKPEELGRKFGVAKGADGAARPGGGSQEPRTAPVLQVVQNTNPLTELEMMNNRPTPDRPESSLGRTATDDEIRLGHGDVVIAAITSCTNTSNPGVMLAAGLLAKKAVERGLTVSPTVKTSLAPGSRVVSDYLAKTGLQPYLDALGFNVVGYGCTTCIGNSGPLDPRIEDVVTRNDLVCAAVLSGNRNFEARIHQAVKANFLMSPPLVVAFALAGRVDLDVEKEPIGLAKDGQPVFLRDLWPTVAEVDALLGTGSDPAAYRQNYADVAGQNRAWLEMPAPAGEVYAWDAQSTYIREPPYFLPFPAQPAPIAPVRGARALAVFGDSVTTDHISPAGSIKPSSPAGGWLQENGVQVPDFNSYGSRRGNHEVMVRGTFANVRIKNLLVPGVEGGVTVHQPSGRRMSIHEAALAYEQEGVPLVVFAGQEYGTGSSRDWAAKGTRLLGIRAVVARSFERIHRSNLVGMGVLPCQLPDDVTAQSLAIDGSETFDLEGAEGALAPRQRVTLAIHRKDGRTDRVPLTLRIDTPIEVEYYRHGGILPYVLRQIVGR; the protein is encoded by the coding sequence ATGAGCGCGGCGACGGATCGACTTGGGGTGAAGCGGGAGTTCGAGCTCGGCGGGGGGCGGAAGGGCCGGCTCTACTCGCTGCCGGCGCTGGAGGCGCAGGGGGCGGGCCCGATCTCGCGCCTCCCGGTGAGCCTGCGCGTCGTGCTCGAGTCGCTCCTGCGCAACTGCGACGGCCAGCGGGTGCGCGAGGAGGACGTGCGGGCGCTGGCGGGCTGGAGACCGGCCGCCGAGCGGACGGCCGAGGTGCCCTTCGTGGTCGCCCGCGTGCTCCTGCAGGACTTCACCGGCGTGCCGCTCCTCGTGGACCTCGCCGCCATGCGCTCGGCGGTGGCGCGGCTCGGGCGCGATCCCGGCGCCGTCGAGCCGCAGGTGCCGGTGGATCTCGTGGTGGACCACTCCGTCCAGGTGGACGTGGCCGGCGTGCCCGACGCGCTCGCGCGCAACGAGGCGATGGAGTTCCAGCGCAACCGCTCCCGCTACGAGTTCCTCAAGTGGGGGACGCAGGCGTTCGAGACCTTCCGCATCGTCCCGCCCGGCTTCGGCATCTGCCACCAGGTGAACCTCGAGTACCTGGCGAAGGGCGTCCTCGAGAAGGACGGGGTCTGGTACCCCGACACGCTGGTCGGGACCGACTCCCACACCACCATGGTGAACGGCATCGGGGTGGTCGGCTGGGGCGTCGGCGGCATCGAGGCCGAGGCGGCGATGCTCGGCCAGCCCAACTACCTGCTCACCCCGGACGTGGTCGGCGTCCACCTCACCGGCGCGCTGCGCGAGGGGGTCACCGCCACCGACCTCGTGCTGGCCCTGACCGAGCTGCTCCGCAAGACCAAGGTGGTCGGGAAGTTCGTCGAGTACCACGGCGAGGGAGCCCGCACGCTCCCGGCGGTCACCCGCGCCACCATCGCCAACATGGCGCCCGAGTACGGCGCCACGCTCGGCTTCTTCCCGGTGGACGAGCAGACCCTGCGCTACTACGCCGCGACCGGCCGGAGCGCCGAGCAGGTGGAGGCGATCCGCGGGTACTTCACCGCCCAGGGCATGTTCGGCATCCCGCGCCGCGGCGAGGTGGACTACTCGACCGTGGTCGAGCTCGACCTCGGGTCGGTCGTCCCCTCCGTCGCCGGGCCGAAGCGGCCGCAGGATCGGATCGCGCTCGGCGGGCTCAAGGAGCGGTTCCGCTCGCTGCTCGCCGCGCCGGCGGAGGGCGGCGGCTTCGGGCGCAAGCCCGAGGAGCTGGGCCGGAAGTTCGGGGTGGCGAAGGGCGCGGACGGCGCGGCGAGGCCGGGCGGCGGCTCCCAGGAGCCGCGCACCGCGCCGGTGCTGCAGGTGGTGCAGAACACCAACCCGCTCACCGAGCTCGAGATGATGAACAACCGGCCCACCCCGGACCGGCCGGAGTCGTCGCTCGGGCGCACCGCCACCGACGACGAGATCCGGCTCGGCCACGGCGACGTGGTCATCGCCGCCATCACGAGCTGCACCAACACCTCCAACCCCGGGGTGATGCTCGCCGCCGGCCTCCTGGCGAAGAAGGCGGTGGAGCGGGGGCTCACGGTGAGCCCCACCGTGAAGACGTCGCTCGCCCCCGGCTCGCGAGTGGTCTCGGACTACCTCGCGAAGACCGGCCTCCAGCCCTACCTCGACGCGCTCGGCTTCAACGTGGTCGGCTACGGCTGCACCACCTGCATCGGCAACTCCGGGCCGCTCGACCCGCGGATCGAGGACGTGGTGACCCGCAACGACCTCGTCTGCGCCGCGGTGCTCTCCGGCAACCGGAACTTCGAGGCGCGCATCCACCAGGCCGTGAAGGCCAACTTCCTCATGAGCCCGCCGCTCGTGGTCGCCTTCGCGCTGGCGGGCCGGGTCGACCTGGACGTCGAGAAGGAGCCCATCGGCCTCGCCAAGGACGGCCAGCCCGTCTTCCTGCGCGACCTCTGGCCCACGGTGGCCGAGGTGGACGCGCTCCTCGGGACCGGCAGCGACCCGGCCGCCTATCGCCAGAACTACGCCGACGTGGCCGGGCAGAACCGGGCCTGGCTCGAGATGCCGGCGCCCGCCGGCGAGGTGTACGCCTGGGACGCGCAGAGCACCTACATCCGCGAGCCCCCTTACTTCCTGCCCTTCCCCGCCCAGCCGGCCCCCATCGCCCCGGTGCGCGGCGCCCGGGCGCTGGCGGTCTTCGGCGACTCGGTCACCACCGATCACATCAGCCCGGCCGGCAGCATCAAGCCGAGCTCCCCGGCCGGCGGCTGGCTGCAGGAGAACGGGGTGCAGGTGCCCGACTTCAACAGCTACGGGTCGCGGCGCGGCAACCACGAGGTGATGGTGCGCGGCACCTTCGCCAACGTGCGGATCAAGAACCTGCTCGTGCCGGGGGTGGAGGGGGGCGTCACCGTCCACCAGCCCTCCGGGCGGCGGATGTCGATCCACGAGGCGGCGCTCGCCTACGAGCAGGAGGGGGTGCCCCTCGTCGTCTTCGCCGGCCAGGAGTACGGGACCGGCAGCTCCCGCGACTGGGCCGCCAAGGGCACCCGGCTCCTCGGCATCCGGGCCGTGGTGGCGCGCTCGTTCGAGCGGATCCACCGGTCGAACCTGGTCGGGATGGGGGTGCTGCCCTGCCAGCTCCCCGACGACGTCACCGCCCAGAGCCTCGCCATCGACGGCAGCGAGACCTTCGACCTCGAGGGCGCCGAGGGCGCGCTCGCGCCGCGGCAGCGGGTGACGCTCGCGATCCACCGCAAGGACGGGCGGACCGACCGGGTGCCGCTGACGCTCCGCATCGATACGCCGATCGAGGTGGAGTACTACCGGCACGGCGGGATCCTGCCCTACGTGCTCCGGCAGATCGTGGGGCGGTGA
- a CDS encoding zinc-dependent alcohol dehydrogenase family protein produces the protein MKALVYHGPGKRAWEERPRPALKEPGDAVVRIAKTTICGTDLHILKGDVATVAEGRILGHEGVGVVEEVGPAVSAFKKGDRVLISCITADGRCEACRKGMYSHCAHGGWILGHTIDGTQAEYVRIPHADTSLYAVPPGADEEALVMLSDVLPTGFECGVLNGAVKPGDTVAIVGAGPIGLAVLLTARFYSPAEIVMVDVDPNRLEVARRLGATQVVSSADGKAAERVLALTGGRGVDVAVEAVGVPATFDLCQQVVAAGGHLANVGVHGKPVSLQLERLWAHNVTLTTRLVDTVSTPMLLKTVLSGKLAPLQLVTHRFPLGRIDEAYETFGHAARERALKVLLLAG, from the coding sequence ATGAAGGCGCTCGTGTATCACGGCCCCGGGAAGCGCGCGTGGGAGGAGCGGCCCCGGCCGGCGTTGAAGGAGCCCGGCGACGCGGTGGTGCGGATCGCGAAGACCACCATCTGCGGCACCGACCTGCACATCCTCAAGGGCGACGTCGCCACCGTCGCGGAGGGGCGGATCCTCGGCCACGAGGGGGTGGGCGTGGTCGAGGAGGTGGGCCCGGCGGTGAGCGCGTTCAAGAAGGGCGATCGGGTGCTCATCTCCTGCATCACCGCCGACGGCCGCTGCGAGGCCTGCCGCAAGGGCATGTACTCGCACTGCGCCCACGGCGGCTGGATCCTCGGCCACACCATCGACGGGACGCAGGCGGAGTACGTGCGCATCCCGCACGCCGACACGAGCCTGTACGCCGTGCCGCCGGGCGCCGACGAGGAGGCCCTGGTGATGCTCTCCGACGTCCTCCCGACGGGCTTCGAGTGCGGCGTGCTGAACGGCGCCGTGAAGCCGGGGGACACGGTGGCGATCGTGGGCGCCGGCCCCATCGGCCTCGCGGTGCTGCTCACGGCGCGCTTCTACTCGCCGGCCGAGATCGTGATGGTGGACGTGGACCCGAACCGGCTGGAGGTGGCGCGCCGGCTCGGCGCCACCCAGGTGGTGTCGAGCGCCGACGGCAAGGCCGCCGAGCGGGTGCTCGCGCTCACCGGCGGGCGCGGCGTGGACGTGGCGGTCGAGGCGGTCGGGGTGCCGGCCACCTTCGACCTCTGCCAGCAGGTGGTGGCGGCGGGAGGGCACCTCGCCAACGTGGGCGTGCACGGCAAGCCGGTGTCGCTGCAGCTCGAGCGACTCTGGGCGCACAACGTCACCCTCACCACCCGGCTCGTGGACACGGTCTCGACGCCGATGCTGCTGAAGACGGTCCTGTCGGGGAAGCTCGCGCCGCTCCAGCTCGTCACCCACCGCTTCCCGCTCGGCCGCATCGATGAGGCCTACGAGACCTTCGGCCACGCCGCCCGCGAGCGGGCGCTGAAGGTGCTGCTGCTCGCCGGTTGA